One segment of Labrus mixtus chromosome 10, fLabMix1.1, whole genome shotgun sequence DNA contains the following:
- the her11 gene encoding hairy-related 11 has translation MTRKQQDPTLEGGRSRKRALKPVVEKKRRDRINQSLAKLRSLLLNRTSDARLQNPKIEKAEILDLAVEYLQKWTEGRNLSNVVSNFSDGQMKTLTPVADPHHSESRAPLLCNIESAGFQQCVAQLSSYMHKITSTQRTSLIEGLKLHRENQQTSRTEADLSHDVTDMTKGSEETSMDSICTSERREDSTKLLFPSHSPFQPHSCSTPCHDYLSPPPSPWLSPSFSTYATSPPFPSFSSHFSFPSSLSPLSSNTSFFSFSPTVSHPGPPVVHCPHLTTLRPPTHPAAREGSPPDSPSAMWRPWFC, from the exons ATGACCAGGAAACAACAGGACCCAACTCTGGAGGGTGGCAGAAGTAGAAAAAGG GCTCTGAAACCAGttgtggaaaagaaaagaagagatcGAATAAACCAAAGTCTGGCTAAACTGAGGAGTCTGCTGCTGAATCGTACTTCGGATGCA CGTCTGCAGAACCCTAAAATTGAGAAAGCAGAGATTCTTGACTTGGCTGTGGAGTATCTTCAAAAGTGGACAGAAGGGAGGAATCTGAGCAACG TTGTCTCAAACTTTAGTGACGGTCAAATGAAGACTCTCACTCCTGTGGCAGACCCTCATCACTCAGAGTCCAGAGCTCCTTTGCTCTGTAACATAGAGAGCGCAGGTTTTCAGCAGTGTGTGGCCCAGCTGAGCAGCTACATGCACAAAATAACATCGACACAGAGGACGAGCCTAATTGAGGGCCTGAAGCTTCACAGAGAGAACCAACAGACAAGCAGGACGGAGGCAGACCTCAGCCACGACGTGACAGACATGACCAAAGGGTCGGAGGAAACATCTATGGATTCAATTTGCACAtctgagaggagagaagattCCACCAAGCTGCTGTTTCCATCTCACTCTCCGTTTCAGCCCCACTCGTGCTCCACACCGTGCCACGACTATctgtcccctcctccctctccctggcTCTCTCCGTCGTTCTCCACATACGccacctctcctcctttcccGTCATTTTCCTCTCACTTCTCCTTCCCCTCCAGCCTGTCACCTCTGTCCTCCAACACCTCCTTCTTTAGTTTCTCGCCCACAGTCTCTCACCCTGGCCCACCTGTTGTCCACTGCCCCCATCTCACCACACTCAGACCCCCCACACACCCAGCAGCGAGGGAGGGGTCACCGCCTGACTCTCCCTCAGCCATGTGGAGACCTTGGTTCTGTTGA